A single region of the Pseudomonadota bacterium genome encodes:
- a CDS encoding nucleoside:proton symporter, protein MPSLQSFFGLIVLTLSCWLISENRQKVRFGDALIGLTLQILLAVILLKLPFSLKLFELLNKIVTSLQEATNAGSSFVFGYLGGGALPFIEKQPGSSFILAFQALPLILVISALSSLLFYWKILPAIVGIFSGILQKTLRIGGALGVGAAANIFIGMIEAPLLIRPYLQTMTRSELFTLMTCGMATIAGTVMVLYATILQDIIPGGAMGHILVASIISAPAAITVSRIIIPNSGNLTAGKPSQPIQVSSSMDAITTGTASGVHLLIHVLAMLVVLVALVHLLNQILGFLPDISGSPLSLQRMLGTFMAPVTWLIGIPWNEARTAGSLMGIKTILNEFLAYLELANLSPGTLQPRSILIMTYAMCGFANFGSLGIMIGGMVSMAPERRQDIVSLSMKSLLAGTIATCMTGAVVGILTP, encoded by the coding sequence ATGCCTTCCCTGCAAAGCTTCTTCGGACTCATTGTCCTTACCCTTAGCTGCTGGCTGATCAGTGAAAACCGGCAAAAGGTGCGGTTCGGTGATGCACTTATCGGTTTAACCCTCCAGATCCTGCTGGCCGTCATTCTTCTTAAACTTCCTTTCAGTCTCAAGCTTTTCGAACTCTTAAACAAAATAGTCACCTCATTGCAGGAGGCAACAAATGCAGGATCCTCTTTTGTCTTCGGCTATCTTGGTGGAGGGGCACTGCCCTTTATTGAAAAACAACCGGGGTCAAGTTTCATATTGGCCTTTCAGGCTTTGCCACTCATTCTGGTGATCAGCGCCCTCTCTTCCCTGCTTTTTTACTGGAAGATTCTCCCGGCAATTGTTGGGATTTTTTCCGGAATCCTGCAGAAAACTCTCCGTATAGGAGGAGCTCTGGGAGTTGGAGCTGCGGCTAACATCTTTATCGGAATGATCGAAGCGCCTCTATTGATCCGCCCGTACCTCCAAACAATGACCAGAAGCGAATTGTTTACTCTCATGACATGTGGGATGGCTACCATTGCCGGAACAGTCATGGTTCTTTATGCAACCATCCTTCAGGACATCATTCCAGGAGGCGCCATGGGGCACATACTGGTTGCCTCAATCATCAGCGCCCCTGCTGCAATCACCGTTTCCCGGATTATTATCCCCAATAGCGGAAACCTTACTGCCGGGAAACCCTCACAGCCCATTCAAGTTTCAAGCTCGATGGATGCGATCACCACCGGGACTGCCAGCGGGGTGCATCTTCTCATTCATGTTCTGGCAATGCTTGTGGTTCTTGTGGCACTGGTTCATCTGCTCAACCAGATTCTCGGATTTTTACCCGACATTTCCGGCTCACCCCTTTCTCTTCAGAGAATGCTTGGAACATTCATGGCACCAGTGACCTGGCTGATCGGGATACCATGGAATGAAGCAAGAACTGCCGGTTCGCTGATGGGCATTAAAACTATCCTGAACGAATTTCTTGCCTATCTCGAACTAGCGAACCTATCCCCCGGTACCCTGCAGCCAAGAAGTATTCTGATCATGACCTATGCAATGTGCGGCTTCGCCAACTTCGGCAGTCTGGGCATAATGATCGGGGGGATGGTAAGCATGGCGCCCGAACGACGACAAGATATCGTTTCTCTCAGCATGAAATCTCTCCTTGCCGGGACTATTGCCACCTGTATGACCGGCGCTGTTGTTGGTATTTTAACTCCTTGA
- a CDS encoding lytic transglycosylase domain-containing protein, protein MLIVLATLLTALTAHATIYTFVDDNGVVHFSNIPDDPKFEPVVRLRPKLSAFTRTGQVMIPGRSGDWEPNPDSYDQLIRSAASRHHVDPRLVKALIRAESNFDYLAVSRKGALGLMQLMPLTADDMQVLDPFDPKQNIYGGTRYLRKMLGMFNGNLRMSLAAYNAGPGTVSRLGRVPKYRETLDYVQKVQYFYREYKSNSSPSKRWAKYFYDRTS, encoded by the coding sequence ATGTTAATCGTACTTGCAACTCTCCTGACAGCACTCACTGCCCATGCCACCATCTACACCTTTGTAGATGACAATGGAGTAGTTCACTTTTCAAACATTCCTGACGATCCAAAGTTTGAACCCGTTGTCAGGCTTCGACCCAAGCTTTCCGCATTTACCCGGACCGGCCAGGTTATGATTCCCGGCCGATCCGGAGACTGGGAACCCAACCCTGATTCCTATGATCAGCTGATACGGAGTGCCGCAAGTCGGCATCACGTTGACCCCAGGCTTGTGAAAGCACTTATCCGGGCAGAATCCAATTTCGACTATCTGGCCGTATCACGGAAAGGCGCTCTTGGACTGATGCAGTTGATGCCGCTTACTGCCGATGACATGCAGGTTCTTGATCCTTTCGATCCCAAGCAGAATATTTATGGTGGCACGAGATACTTACGAAAAATGCTGGGAATGTTCAATGGCAACCTGAGGATGTCCCTGGCAGCCTACAATGCAGGACCTGGCACAGTAAGCAGGCTTGGGAGAGTCCCGAAATACCGGGAGACCCTGGACTATGTTCAGAAAGTCCAGTACTTCTATCGTGAATATAAATCCAATTCCTCACCATCCAAAAGATGGGCAAAATACTTTTACGATCGCACCAGTTAA
- a CDS encoding TRASH domain protein, with the protein MTPIRIVILTLLFYILYRLLTGSRKKGVASKPRGGELPAQDVLVEDPVCHTYIPMKQAVTEKFGATVHYFCSQECRKKYTATQQGDQK; encoded by the coding sequence ATGACCCCGATCAGGATAGTCATACTCACCCTGCTTTTTTATATTCTTTACCGGTTGCTGACCGGTAGCAGGAAAAAAGGTGTTGCCTCAAAGCCCCGAGGCGGAGAGCTTCCGGCCCAGGATGTTCTGGTCGAAGATCCTGTCTGCCACACTTATATACCAATGAAACAGGCCGTTACCGAAAAGTTCGGTGCCACGGTCCATTATTTTTGCAGTCAAGAATGCCGTAAAAAATATACCGCTACTCAACAAGGAGATCAAAAATGA
- the folK gene encoding 2-amino-4-hydroxy-6-hydroxymethyldihydropteridine diphosphokinase has translation MSLVFIALGSNIGDGRQYLEKAWKLLGNVKGITPLTLSAPYMSKPVRKTDLHVECQDFSEQWFTNAVGAIETNLDPQTLLEATMGIENTLGRNRELTVDRTIDLDLLYYDDLVIAEERLILPHPEMHKRHFVLAPLADIAPDHRHPALHLSSSAMLRALPFAGRDVIYRTAWEKEVTPK, from the coding sequence ATGTCGCTGGTTTTTATCGCCCTGGGTTCCAACATTGGGGATGGACGCCAGTATCTTGAAAAGGCCTGGAAGCTACTAGGCAATGTCAAAGGAATAACCCCTCTGACTCTTTCTGCCCCATACATGTCAAAACCGGTCAGAAAAACTGATCTCCATGTCGAGTGCCAGGACTTTTCTGAACAATGGTTTACGAATGCTGTCGGGGCCATTGAGACAAACCTTGATCCGCAGACGTTGCTTGAGGCAACCATGGGTATAGAGAACACACTCGGCCGGAATCGGGAGTTGACCGTTGACAGAACCATTGATCTGGATCTTTTGTATTACGATGATCTGGTCATTGCAGAAGAAAGACTCATTCTTCCCCACCCGGAAATGCACAAGAGACATTTTGTTCTTGCTCCACTTGCAGACATCGCGCCGGACCACCGGCATCCGGCATTGCATCTTTCCTCCTCTGCGATGCTACGCGCGCTTCCTTTTGCCGGCAGAGACGTGATCTACAGGACTGCCTGGGAAAAAGAGGTGACTCCCAAATGA
- a CDS encoding Smr/MutS family protein: protein MQLNDSDPVEIEIDGVLDLHTFQPRDAKDVVIDYLEACHEQGINQIRIIHGKGTGTLRDLVHLTLEKLEIVQAYKLAGEDGGSWGATIVDLNISTSPTGIITRE from the coding sequence ATGCAATTGAATGATTCCGACCCAGTAGAAATTGAAATTGACGGCGTCCTTGACCTCCATACCTTCCAACCCCGGGATGCAAAAGACGTCGTAATCGACTATCTTGAAGCCTGCCACGAGCAAGGCATCAATCAGATCCGGATCATTCATGGTAAAGGAACAGGAACCCTTCGCGATCTGGTACATCTTACTCTTGAAAAACTTGAGATCGTTCAAGCATACAAACTTGCCGGAGAAGATGGTGGGTCCTGGGGAGCAACGATAGTCGATCTGAATATATCAACCTCGCCGACAGGAATCATCACCAGGGAATAA
- a CDS encoding LL-diaminopimelate aminotransferase, which produces MEKADRLKQLPPYLFAELDRKKDAVKARGVDVIDLGVGDPDLPTPDHIISKLAEAAKIPAYHRYPSYSGMNRFREAVSAWYNKRCGIKLDPVKEVVSLIGSKEGIAHIPLAFINPGDVVLVPSPAYPVYKIATLFAGGVPYEMPLRKENGFLPDLDAIPADVLTKAKMMFLNYPNNPTAAVATREFFEKVVAFANAHNIMICHDFAYSEMSFDGYVPLSFLEIPGAMEVGIEFHSLSKTYNMTGWRIGWAAGNASIIGGLGQIKSNIDSGIFEAIQVAGIEAMRDDASWLARMQTIYTERRDVVLNGLAKLGLKAECPKATFYVWVETPKGYDSAGTVAHLLENAGIVTTPGNGFGGPGEGYFRIALTVSKERLQEAIDRIREIGF; this is translated from the coding sequence ATAGAAAAAGCAGACAGACTGAAGCAGCTCCCGCCGTATCTTTTTGCCGAACTGGACAGAAAAAAAGATGCCGTCAAAGCAAGAGGGGTTGACGTTATCGATCTTGGCGTCGGTGACCCCGACTTGCCCACCCCGGACCACATTATCAGCAAGCTGGCCGAGGCGGCAAAGATTCCAGCATATCACCGATACCCGAGTTATTCCGGGATGAACAGGTTCAGGGAGGCGGTCAGTGCCTGGTACAACAAACGTTGCGGTATAAAGCTTGATCCGGTCAAGGAAGTGGTTTCACTCATCGGCTCCAAGGAAGGAATCGCTCATATCCCTCTGGCTTTTATCAACCCGGGAGATGTTGTTCTGGTTCCCAGTCCGGCGTATCCGGTCTACAAGATCGCGACCCTGTTTGCCGGTGGAGTCCCTTATGAGATGCCTCTGCGCAAGGAGAACGGTTTTCTCCCTGATCTCGATGCGATCCCCGCCGACGTTTTGACAAAGGCCAAAATGATGTTCCTGAATTACCCGAATAATCCGACAGCCGCTGTCGCCACCCGGGAATTCTTCGAAAAAGTCGTTGCCTTTGCCAATGCCCACAACATCATGATCTGCCATGATTTCGCCTATTCGGAAATGTCCTTTGACGGCTATGTTCCTCTGAGCTTCCTGGAAATACCCGGGGCCATGGAGGTCGGAATCGAGTTTCACTCCCTGTCAAAAACCTACAACATGACCGGCTGGCGTATCGGCTGGGCTGCAGGGAATGCCTCAATTATCGGCGGGCTCGGACAGATCAAGAGCAATATCGATTCCGGGATCTTTGAGGCAATCCAGGTGGCAGGAATTGAAGCCATGCGCGATGATGCGTCATGGCTTGCCAGGATGCAGACAATCTACACCGAGCGAAGAGACGTTGTCTTAAACGGGCTGGCCAAATTGGGATTGAAGGCAGAATGCCCCAAGGCCACCTTCTATGTCTGGGTCGAAACTCCGAAAGGGTATGACTCTGCCGGAACTGTCGCGCACCTGCTGGAAAACGCGGGCATCGTGACCACCCCGGGCAACGGTTTCGGGGGACCTGGAGAAGGATATTTTCGCATCGCTCTCACTGTTTCAAAAGAAAGACTGCAGGAAGCCATCGACCGTATCCGGGAAATCGGCTTCTGA
- the fsa gene encoding fructose-6-phosphate aldolase, whose amino-acid sequence MKFFIDTANIDEIKQAVDMGMVDGVTTNPTLIAREGRVFEEVLKEICSIVDGPISAEVVSLDAVGMVAEGKKLAKINDNIVIKVPMTTDGLKAVRLFAAEGIRTNVTLVFSASQALLAAKAGAAYISPFVGRLDDISLNGMDLISDIMAINDNYGFTSEVIVASIRNPVHVVESALIGADIATIPFKVIAQLAKHPLTDIGIENFLADWKKR is encoded by the coding sequence ATGAAGTTTTTTATCGATACTGCCAATATAGATGAGATCAAACAGGCTGTTGATATGGGGATGGTTGACGGAGTGACTACCAATCCAACCCTGATTGCCAGGGAAGGAAGGGTCTTTGAGGAGGTTTTAAAAGAGATCTGCTCGATTGTTGACGGTCCGATCAGCGCCGAGGTAGTCAGTCTTGATGCCGTCGGCATGGTCGCAGAAGGCAAGAAGCTTGCCAAAATAAATGACAACATTGTGATCAAGGTCCCGATGACCACCGACGGTTTGAAAGCGGTCCGGTTGTTTGCCGCCGAAGGGATCCGGACCAACGTCACCCTGGTCTTCTCCGCATCTCAAGCGCTTCTGGCAGCAAAAGCCGGCGCTGCCTATATCAGTCCTTTTGTCGGCAGACTCGACGATATCTCCTTGAACGGAATGGATCTGATCAGCGATATCATGGCCATCAATGACAATTACGGCTTCACCAGCGAAGTCATCGTCGCCAGTATCAGAAACCCGGTACATGTCGTGGAATCGGCCCTGATCGGCGCTGATATTGCAACCATTCCTTTCAAGGTTATCGCCCAGTTGGCAAAGCACCCGCTCACCGACATCGGAATTGAAAATTTTCTTGCCGACTGGAAAAAAAGATAA